The following proteins come from a genomic window of Pyxidicoccus sp. MSG2:
- a CDS encoding SDR family oxidoreductase, protein MADQRIFITGGASGLGKSIALRFARAGWKVCIADLHEARGAETLAALGADGHFLRCDVTREEDLRAAAETLQARWGGVDVVVNNAGVAQAGAIEDVSIDDWRWIIDINLLGVVRGCKVFTPVFRRQGHGHFVNVASMAGLLDVPMMSSYNATKAAVVSLSETLHNELAEANIDVSVVCPSFFKTNLGDSLRTTDPRLGATMARLLERSAITADDVANDVFQAVEKRRFYVLSHAEGRRAWLMKRFLPRAIYARVMRKSTARMRPRPGPAPTT, encoded by the coding sequence CCGGCGGCGCCAGCGGGCTCGGCAAGTCCATTGCCCTGCGCTTCGCGCGCGCGGGGTGGAAGGTCTGCATCGCCGACCTCCACGAAGCCCGGGGCGCCGAGACACTGGCCGCCCTCGGCGCGGACGGGCACTTCCTGCGCTGCGACGTGACGCGCGAGGAGGACCTGCGCGCCGCCGCGGAGACGCTCCAGGCCCGCTGGGGCGGCGTGGACGTGGTGGTGAACAACGCGGGTGTCGCCCAGGCCGGCGCCATCGAGGACGTATCCATCGACGACTGGCGGTGGATCATCGACATCAACCTGCTGGGCGTGGTGCGGGGCTGCAAGGTCTTCACGCCCGTGTTCCGGCGGCAGGGCCACGGGCACTTCGTCAACGTGGCCTCCATGGCAGGCCTGCTCGATGTGCCGATGATGAGCAGCTACAACGCCACCAAGGCGGCCGTCGTCTCGCTGTCGGAGACGCTGCACAACGAGCTGGCGGAGGCGAACATCGACGTCAGCGTCGTGTGCCCGTCGTTCTTCAAGACGAACCTGGGCGACTCGCTGCGCACCACGGACCCGCGGCTGGGCGCCACCATGGCGCGGCTGCTGGAGCGCTCGGCCATCACCGCGGATGACGTGGCCAACGACGTCTTCCAGGCGGTGGAGAAGCGGCGGTTCTACGTCCTGTCCCATGCGGAGGGCCGCAGGGCCTGGTTGATGAAGCGCTTCCTTCCGCGCGCCATCTACGCCAGGGTCATGCGCAAGAGCACCGCCCGGATGCGCCCGCGCCCCGGCCCCGCACCGACGACCTGA